In Gopherus flavomarginatus isolate rGopFla2 chromosome 1, rGopFla2.mat.asm, whole genome shotgun sequence, a single genomic region encodes these proteins:
- the ATP23 gene encoding mitochondrial inner membrane protease ATP23 homolog isoform X1: protein MDRSEPRPPPQEVAEGEDFGYRLFPERRSEAKPQRSFLSTSLFTFNHKCQLMLKIALDTSPYAQLLLDAMKQSGCTVYKDRHFACEDCDGCVSGGFDSATSQIVLCQNNIHQQSHMNRVVTHELIHAFDHCRAHVDWFSNVKHLACSEIRAANLSGDCSLINEMTRFKFGLKQHHQTCVRDRAIRSILAVRKVSKETAEKAVDGVFDSCFNDHEPFGRVPHSKSDAKYAYRNFQNRDRYYANL, encoded by the exons ATGGATCGGAGCGAGCCGCGGCCGCCGCCGCAGGAGGTGGCCGAGGGGGAGGATTTCGGTTACCGGCTCTTCCCGGAGCGGCGCAGCGAGGCCAAGCCGCAGCGCAGCTTCCTGTCCACCAGCCTCTTCACCTTCAACCACAAGTGCCAGCTGATGCTGAAGATCGCCCTGGACACAA GTCCGTATGCTCAACTTCTTCTTGATGCTATGAAGCAGTCTGGCTG CACTGTTTATAAAGATCGGCACTTTGCCTGTGAAGACTGTGATGGGTGTGTCAGTGGAGGTTTTGATTCTGCAACATCACAG ATTGTTCTATGCCAGAACAATATTCATCAACAATCCCATATGAACCGAGTAGTTACGCATGAACTGATTCATGCTTTTGATCACTGTCGTGCACATGTTGACTGGTTCAGCAATGTCAAACATTTAGCTTGTTCAGAG ATTCGTGCTGCTAATCTCAGTGGAGACTGCTCACTCATAAATGAAATGACCAGATTTAAATTTGGATTAAAACAGCACCATCAG ACTTGTGTACGAGACAGAGCCATTCGCTCCATTTTGGCTGTAAGAAAagttagcaaagaaacagcagaAAAAGCAGTGGATGGAGTTTTTGACTCCTGTTTCAATGATCATGAACCATTCGGAAGAGTCCCACACAGTAAATCAGATGCCAAGTATGCTTACAGAAACTTTCAGAACCGGGATCGATATTATGCAAATTTGTAA
- the ATP23 gene encoding mitochondrial inner membrane protease ATP23 homolog isoform X2 has translation MNRVVTHELIHAFDHCRAHVDWFSNVKHLACSEIRAANLSGDCSLINEMTRFKFGLKQHHQTCVRDRAIRSILAVRKVSKETAEKAVDGVFDSCFNDHEPFGRVPHSKSDAKYAYRNFQNRDRYYANL, from the exons ATGAACCGAGTAGTTACGCATGAACTGATTCATGCTTTTGATCACTGTCGTGCACATGTTGACTGGTTCAGCAATGTCAAACATTTAGCTTGTTCAGAG ATTCGTGCTGCTAATCTCAGTGGAGACTGCTCACTCATAAATGAAATGACCAGATTTAAATTTGGATTAAAACAGCACCATCAG ACTTGTGTACGAGACAGAGCCATTCGCTCCATTTTGGCTGTAAGAAAagttagcaaagaaacagcagaAAAAGCAGTGGATGGAGTTTTTGACTCCTGTTTCAATGATCATGAACCATTCGGAAGAGTCCCACACAGTAAATCAGATGCCAAGTATGCTTACAGAAACTTTCAGAACCGGGATCGATATTATGCAAATTTGTAA